In Chitinophagaceae bacterium, the DNA window GCTTAAGATTATAAAAGCAGCCGGAGCGCAAATTGAAACGGAAGAAATCGAAATAGGAGAAAAAGTATATTTATCAGGAAATTCATCAGGGATCTCTGAGAATGCCTGGGATATAATTGACAGAAATAAAGTTTTTCTGAAAGCACCTATCACTACCCCTCAGGGTGGCGGATATAAAAGTTTAAATGTTACTATAAGAAAAATGCTGGGCCTATACTCAAATGTAAGACCTTGCCAAAGTTTGCATCCTTTTGTGGAAACCAAACACCCTAAGCTGGATATGGTAATCATAAGGGAAAATGAAGAAGATTTATATGCCGGAATTGAACATCAGCAAACTCAGGAAGTTATTCAATGTCTCAAACTAATTAGTAAGCCGGGTTGCGAAAAAATAATCCGCTATGCTTTTGAGTATGCCCGTCAATACGGGAGGAAAAAAGTCACCTGTTTCACTAAAGATAATATCATGAAGCAGACTGATGGTACTTTTCACAAAATTTTTGATGAAATAGCCAAAGAGTATCCGGAAATAGAAAATGAGCATTGGATAATTGATATTGGAGCAGCCAGAGTTGCTGCAAAACCGGAAATTTTCGATGTAATCGTTACTTTAAACCTTTACGGAGATATAATTTCTGACATTGCTGCTGAAATTGCCGGTTCGGTTGGTATTGCAGGCTCTTCAAATATCGGTGAAAATCATGCTATGTTTGAAGCCATTCACGGCTCTGCACCTGATATTGCCGGTCAAAAAATTGCAAATCCTTCCGGTTTACTGCAAGGAGCTGTTATGATGTTAAACCACATTGGTCAGGGAATTGTAGCTGAAAAAGTACATAACGCCTGGTTAAGAACCATAGAAGAAGGCATACATACAGCTGATATCTATAAAGACGGAATCAGTAAAAAGAAAGTAAATACCGA includes these proteins:
- a CDS encoding NADP-dependent isocitrate dehydrogenase; the encoded protein is MQKITIAKGDGIGPEIMEATLKIIKAAGAQIETEEIEIGEKVYLSGNSSGISENAWDIIDRNKVFLKAPITTPQGGGYKSLNVTIRKMLGLYSNVRPCQSLHPFVETKHPKLDMVIIRENEEDLYAGIEHQQTQEVIQCLKLISKPGCEKIIRYAFEYARQYGRKKVTCFTKDNIMKQTDGTFHKIFDEIAKEYPEIENEHWIIDIGAARVAAKPEIFDVIVTLNLYGDIISDIAAEIAGSVGIAGSSNIGENHAMFEAIHGSAPDIAGQKIANPSGLLQGAVMMLNHIGQGIVAEKVHNAWLRTIEEGIHTADIYKDGISKKKVNTDDFASAVISNLGKLPEKFKAADFSKASGQLTVKKYEKKTPAKKDLYGVDLFVDWNGTNPNEIGEKLNQIKSANLSLSMITNRGIKVWPQGFKGTFCTDHWRCRFKPTSENVEINKTEIISLLEQANNIGVDVVKTENLYKFDGEIAFSLGQGQ